In one Magallana gigas chromosome 7, xbMagGiga1.1, whole genome shotgun sequence genomic region, the following are encoded:
- the LOC105330846 gene encoding nuclear receptor coactivator 4, with protein MEQQRVQLENALKEINEVKRKLQQNVSEVKLQVQTAVSRNLEALRNREVWLLNQVELLQSAKDEVLSRQQAKLHKLLGFIQTQKGGTTLTRIDPSDLKPEESAYLNFRCDASSLRESINSFGKIEASGLPHAVFVQAGNPSTSLPKHVEEYEDAEQDVLYKTLQEIQQAKTSSSCIDVRIPKLSPRADDWLAKPSTISMISVSEPKFTMPKLSNKKDDWLYQSAGNNSSSSLCSTTNSVSSIMSGHVSSLTSSHSVPSLTSVGTFSSTQSWLKQIKQDQEDEDDFEIVETGGSSGTPETDMDFHHDFVISPSHSAPNLLQWTYKPSSTVWLKSRPSVGPTDCKSHDVFQHYFATVSQDSKHWLAKKTENCCNQACQSKKPVDIENLGSCLGHDHPKASDFTWLCTASEPCKDVKECSTEPSCFDKFLQKNPTCKLTSTDPMIDKMRKTYSGPVDTGAWLLKAGSIQTSPNAANFNPLKKYLSNTSKTSSDWLKPCSPSKEAPREGISFKHIDTKLSSWIMASDSKMGVDSSENQKKILPSFALKDNQRWLMSKSDSGTGSSSWISGSEKQSQKGILFQSFDQNNSQWLMKSGQTVKS; from the exons ATGGAACAACAAAGAGTCCAGCTGGAAAATGCCCTGAAGGAAATAAACGAAGTGAAAAGGAAGCTTCAACAAAATGTCTCCGAG GTAAAGTTACAAGTTCAGACTGCAGTGAGCCGCAATCTTGAGGCGTTGAGGAACCGCGAGGTTTGGCTTCTGAACCAGGTGGAGCTTTTACAGAGCGCAAAGGACGAGGTCCTCAGTCGCCAACAGGCAAAGCTTCATAAACTTCTTGGATTCATACAGACCCAGAAAGGGGGAACAACTCTGACAAG aattgaCCCAAGTGACTTAAAGCCCGAAGAGTCTGCCTACCTGAACTTCCGATGTGACGCTAGCTCACTGCGTGAGAGCATCAACAGCTTCGGTAAGATCGAGGCCAGTGGACTTCCTCACGCTGTGTTTGTCCAGGCCGGGAATCCCTCCACCAGTCTGCCGAAGCATGTAGAGGAGTATGAGGACGCTGAACAAGATGTCCTGTATAAGACCCTGCAGGAGATCCAGCAGGCCAAGACCTCTAGCTCTTGT ATTGATGTCAGAATCCCTAAGCTCTCCCCTCGAGCCGATGACTGGCTGGCCAAACCCTCCACCATTTCAATGATATCCGTTTCAGAACCCAAGTTCACCATGCCTAAACTGAGCAACAAGAAAGATGATTGGCTGTACCAGTCTGCCGGAAACAACAGCTCGAGTTCCTTATGCTCCACCACAAACAGCGTCTCCTCCATCATGTCGGGTCATGTCTCGTCCTTGACCTCAAGTCACAGTGTTCCGTCCTTGACCTCGGTCGGGACATTCTCCAGTACCCAGAGTTGGCTGAAGCAGATCAAGCAGGACCAGGAGGATGAGGATGACTTTGAGATAGTGGAGACAGGCGGATCTAGCG GAACTCCAGAGACAGACATGGATTTCCATCATGATTTTGTCATTTCTCCCTCCCACTCAGCCCCCAATCTGCTCCAGTGGACATACAAACCATCCTCCACGGTTTGGCTCAAGTCCAGGCCCTCGGTGGGCCCCACTGATTGCAAGTCACATGACGTTTTCCAGCACTACTTTGCCACAGTGTCTCAGGACTCCAAACACTGGTTAGCCAAGAAG ACAGAGAACTGCTGTAACCAGGCCTGTCAGTCCAAGAAGCCTGTAGACATTGAGAACCTGGGGTCCTGCTTGGGCCATGACCACCCCAAGGCCAGCGACTTCACCTGGCTGTGTACCGCCAGTGAACCCTGTAAAG ATGTAAAAGAATGCTCTACAGAACCGAGCTGTTTTGATAAATTTCTCCAGAAAAATCCCACCTGTAAACTGACCAGCACAGACCCAATGATTGACAAGATGAGGAAGACTTACTCCGGTCCAGTAGACACAGGTGCTTGGTTACTTAAAGCAGGGAGCATTCAAACATCTCCAAATGCTGCTAATTTCAATCCATTGAAGAAGTACCTATCAAATACCAGCAAAACTAGCTCTGATTGGCTGAAACCTTGCTCACCCTCCAAAGAGGCCCCAAGAGAGGGGATTTCATTTAAGCACATTGATACAAAGTTATCTTCCTGGATCATGGCCTCGGATAGCAAGATGGGGGTTGATTCTTCGGAGAACCAGAAAAAGATTTTACCCTCATTTGCACTTAAAGATAACCAGAGGTGGTTAATGTCAAAATCGGATTCAGGTACCGGTTCAAGTAGCTGGATATCTGGTTCAGAGAAACAAAGCCAGAAAGGCATCTTGTTTCAGAGTTTCGATCAAAACAATTCTCAATGGCTGATGAAATCAGGACAGACCGTTAAATCTTAA